The Myxococcus virescens region AGCGGCAACAGCGTGACGGGGGGCGGCAGCAGCACCGGCCAAGGCGGCAGTGGCTCGGGTAGAGCCACGGGCTTGCGCAACTGAGGAAGCAGCGCGGGGGGCTCGGCCTCGGGAAGTCGAGGGCTGGACTGTGCCAGTGGCGGCGACAGCGCGTCTGGTGACGGCAGCGGAGAGAGAGGCTCGCGGTCCGGTGGGATGCTGGGGCGCTGACGCCACCTCACGCGGTGCACCTCACCGCCACGCGCGTTGCAATCGCGATGGAGGAACGGCCGGAGCGCGTGTCGCCTGGACCCGGCGCTCCTCGAAAAGCAAACGGGATGAGCGGACCGTGCCGCCCATCCCGCGCGTTCAAACCAATGTGACGCGGCCTACGTCGTCGGCTGCGTCGCCTGGATGACCTGAGCCCGCGCCCCCCTGCGGCCAGACGTCCCCCATCACATCGTTCACCAACGCCATCAGCGCATGCGGCCCGGTGCCCGTCCTCGTTCCGGCTGCCTGAAGCATGGCCTCGACGCCGCCGCGCGCCGGTGCTCTACCTCCGGCTGGAGGGCGTGGACGGGCTGGAAGCCCAGGCCCAGATGCGCGCGAACTCGCCGGCCTGAGCCGCATCGCCGCGGGCACCACGCCGGAGCGGCCTTCGGGCACCAGTCCCGCCATCGCCGATGGTGCGCGACCGCATCGCCCGGGCTGCGCCATCGGAAGGCGCGGCGCTGATTCTGGGCGACTCCGGCACGGGCAAGGAGCGCGCGCATGGCCAGCCGCAACCGCACGGACTTCTACGGGCCGCTGCGCCGCCACGGGCTATCCCCTCCGTCCACCGAAGCGTTGTCGCGTGCACATCTCACTCGTGCTTCCCGGCCATGGCGGTGTGCTTTTCAACTGCCCAACGTTCAGCTGAACAGCAGTTGAGGGGGACAACAGTCATGCGAATCACACGAGCGATGTTGGGTGTGGCGATGGTGGGGACGGCCGTGATGTTCGCCGGCTGCGGAGAGAGCAGCGCCAGCGAGAACACACTGGGGCCCCAGCAGGCCGCCGCGGGCCAGCCAGTGACACTCACGGACGGCCAGATTCTGGGCGTGCTCCTGGTGGCCAACGCGGGCGAAGTGATGCTGGGCCAGGTGGGCCAGGCGCAAGCCACCGACCCGACGGCACGTGACTTCAACGCACGCATGGTCACCATGCACTCAGAGGTCATCAAGCGCCTGGAGCAGCTGGCCATGGCCCAGGGCATCGCACCCGCGGAGAGCCCGGTGTCGCAGCACCTCGAGCAGACGGCACAGAAGACCATCGACCTGCTGAGCGCCACGCAGGCCCCGGCCTTCGACCTGTCGGTGATGGATGCGCAGGTCGCCGCCCACGCCGGTACCGCCCTGCTGGGGGATTCCCTGCTCGCGATGCAAGTGCAGAACCCGGCGCTCAAGGATGAGCTGATGGCGATTCGGAAGACGGTCCAGGCCCACCTCCAGGAGGCCTCGAACATCCAGACCACCCTCTTCAACGCGAAGCAGCCCTAGCCGCCACGCGCAGCCGTCCGCCCGGGAGTCGCAGCCCCGGGCGTGACGGCGCTTCGCGCGTGACGGCGTCCGGACAATGCCCCCTGTCGCTGGGGGCGATGGCAAGGTGAACGCCCGACTCCAGCGCGCGTCAGAGCACCTTCACGGCCTTCACCATGTCTGGCGACAGCTCCTCATGCTGGAGGATGGAGAAGCCCAGCTTCCGGCTGATGGTCTGCATGGCACGGTTGCCCGCGAGGATGTCCGCGACGATGCGCTCCATGCCCCAGTCCCGGCCGATGTCCACCAGTCGCTTCAGCATCTCCGCGCCCAGCCCCTGCCGCTGCACCGGGTCGCTGATGAGGATGGCGAACTCCGCGTCGCGCGTGCCCCGTAGCCGCGTGAGTCGGCCCACGCCGAGCAGCTCTCCGTCCTTGCGCTCCGCCACCAGCGCCATCTCCCGCGCGTAGTCGTTGAAGCAGATGCGGGACAGCCGCTCGTGCGCCACGCGCGTGCTCAGCTGCATCAGCCCCGCGTAGCGCAGGAACACCGTCTGCTCCGACAGCGTGCGGTGGAACTCCGCCATCTTCGGCTCGTCCTCCGGGCGGATGGGCCGCAGCAGAATCTCCTCGCCGCTGCGCAGCCGGTAGGGCGCCACGTACTGGTTCGGGTACGGCTCGATGGCCAGCTTCGGCAGCTCCGCCTCCGTCACCGAGGCCGGGTGCAGCACCACGCGCGCGTCCAGGGCCAGCAGCCGCTCGGGCGAGGCCAGCAGCGGGTTGATATCCACCTCCTTCACGAAGCGCTGCTCCGCCACCAGTTGGCTGAAGCGCACCATGAGCTGCTCCAGCGCCTTCAGGTCCACCGGCGGGCGGCCCCGGACGCCCTTCAACGCCTCGTAGATGCGCGTCTGCTCCATCATCCGCCGCGCCAGCGTGGTGTTCAGCGGCGGCAGCCCCAGCGCCCGGTCCCTGAACACCTCCACCAACGTCCCGCCCGCGCCGAAGAGCAGCACCGGACCGAACTGCGCGTCCACGCTGCTGCCCACGATGAGCTCATAGCCATCCAGCCGCACCATGGGCTGCACGGTGACGCCGTCGAACGCGCTCCCCTGCCCCATCGCCTCCAGCCGCGTCCGGATGCCCCGGAAGGCGGCGCGCACGGCCTCCGCATCCGGAAGGTTCAGCCGCACGCCGCCCACGTCGGTCTTGTGCGTCACCGTGAGCGAGTGGAGCTTCACCACCACCGGGAAACCCAGGGCCGCGGCCTCCGCCACCGCGGCGCCCTCCGTCACCGCCAGCCGCGTCTCCACGGTGGGGATGCCATACGCGGCGAGCAGCTTCTTGGACTCGTACTCCGTCAGCAGCGTCCGCCCTTCCGCGCGCGCTGACTCCACCCACCGGCGCACCTCGTCCCGGGCGTTGCTCACCGCCTGCGCCAACGAAGGCGTCTCATACAGGCCCGCCAGGTTGTACGTGTAGCGCCACATGTAATTGAAGATGCGCGCCGCCGTGTCCGGATAGCCGAAGGTGGGGATGCCCGCATCGTTGAGGATGCGCTCCCCGGCCGCGACCTCCGAGCCGCCCATCCAGCTGGCCAGCACCGGCTTGCCCTGCAGCTTCGCGTAGGGCTTGAGACGGTCCGCCGTCTGCGTGGGCTCCGTCATGTCCTGCGGCGTGAGGATGACGAGCAGCCCGTCGCTGCCTTCGTCCTTGCCGGTGATTTCCAGCGCCTTCGCGAAGCGCTCCGGGTCCGCGTCTCCCAGGATGTCCACCGGGTTGCCGTGGCTCCACTGCGGCGGCAGGAAGGCGTCCAACGCATCGCGCGTGGACGCGCTGAGCGTGGCCAGCTCGCCGCCCCCCGACACCAGCGCGTCCGTGGCCAGCACCCCGGGGCCTCCCGCGTTGGTGAGCACCGTGAGGCGCCGGCCCGCGGGGCGCGGCTGCCGGGCCAGCGTCTCCGCCATGTAGAAGAGGTCGGCGATGGAATCCACGCGCAGCACGCCGGTGCGGCGGAAGGCGGCGCTGAGCACCTCGTCACTGCCCGTCAGCGAGCCCGTGTGAGACGCCGCCGCCTGCGCGGCCTGCGCCGTGCGGCCAGCCTTGATGACGATGATGGGCTTGGTGAGCGCCACCTCGCGCGCCGCGGAGAGGAAGGCCCGCGCGTCGCCAATGGACTCCATGTACAGCAGGATGGAGCGCGTCATCGGGTCGTCGGCCAGGAAGTCGATGAGGTCGCCCCAGCCCACGTCCAGCATCGAGCCCACCGACACGAAGGCGCTGAAGCCCACCGCCTCGCGCAGGCTCCAGTCCAGGATGGAGGTCAGCAGCGCGCCGCTCTGGCTGATGAAGGCCACGTTGCCCGGCCGGGCCATGGCGCCGGCGAACGTCGCGTTGAAGCCGCTGGGCGGGCGCATCACCCCCAGGCAGTTGGGGCCGATGATGCGCACCTGGGCCGCCTGCGCGATGCGGAGGATCTCCTGCTCCAGGCGCTCCCCCTCCGCCCCAATCTCCTTGAAGCCCGCGGAGAGGATGATGGCGCCCCGGATGCCCAACTCCGCGCACTCCTGGATGACGCCGGGCACCGCGTGCGCGGGCGTGACGACGACGGCCAGGTCCACCCGCTCCGGCAAGGCTCCCAGGGACGGCCAGGCCTTGATGCCCAGCACGTTGGGCCGCTTCGGGTTGATGGGGTAGACGGTGCCGCCAAAGGGGTTGCTGATGAGGTTCCACAACACGGTGCGCCCCACGCTGCCGGGCCGCTCGGTGGCCCCGACGACGGCCACGCTGCGCGGCGCGAAGAGGACGTCCAGCGGAAGCCGCGTCCGCTGCTGGTGGAGCACGTTGTAGGACGGGTCCGTCTTCGAGGTACCAGGGGCGCGCGTGTCCATGGCCTCCGTCATTGCGGCCGGGCTCGCCAGGGCGCAATGGCCTTCTCGTGCCTGCCCGTGGACGCCCCCCTCCCAGGTCCTCGCACGAATGGGATAGAACTGGAATAACTGCACTCCCCGTCAAGGAACCAGGAGGTGCGCCCTGCGCGTGTCACCCACATGTCGCTTCGACAGCCAGTACGTGACGCAGGTCGTTCTGACACTCGCTGACAGTTTCACTGAACAAAACTTCACCGGTAGGCAAGCATCCCACGGCCCGCCCGGTGTATACGGGGCGCCTCTATGACTCCTTCCGAGAAGCTCGTTTTCAACCAGACCGTCGAGGCGCTCTTCGTGCGCGCCCTCGAGAACCGCCTCACCCCGGCGTGCCGTGAGCACCTGCGCCGGGCGGGGTTGGAGCTCGACCAGAAGTTGGAGCGGGCCTACACCCTGGAGCAGTGGAAGGAGTTCCTCCGAATCGCCGCTGGCCACGTCTACGGCGGCGTCCCCGCCGAGGCGGCCTACTACTCGCTGGGCGAGCGGTTCATGGACGCGTACTTCGGCACCTTCTTCGGCCGGGCCCTGCTGGGCGTCGTCCGGCTGGCCGGGCCCCGGCGGATGCTGCTTCGCGCGGGCATGGGCTTTCGCGCCGGCAACAACTTCAGTGTGGTCGAAATCGTCGAGCGCAGCCCCACTTCGGTGGAGCTGCGGATGAATGACGTGCTGGCGGACCTGCCCACCTTCTCCGCCGGCCTGTTGGCACGCGCGGTGGAGCTGTGCGGTGGGTGGCGGGTGGTCAGCATCCCCGAGGAGTTCGACGGCACCGCGGCCACCTTCCACATCCGCTGGTCCGAGGCGCCAGCCGAGGCCGCCCTCAGCGCCACGGATGACGACTCGGGCGCGTCCCGGCCTCGCGCGTAGCCTCCCCTGCGCGCCCCGTGGCGCTTCGCCACGGGATGCCGCGCAGCACGCCACGCTCGCAAGGCAGCCGAGCGTGGCCACGGGGCCACACGGCGGCCCGCGTCTCAGAGGGAACCGCGCGGCGTCACGGCGGCGCGGCGCTGCTGGCATCGCGGCTGCAATCCCATGCGGCATCCCTCGGAGGATGGACGCATGAGCAACCCTGAAGTGGTGACGAAGTCCCAGCGCCGGATGCACTGGGGCGTGGGCGTGGCGGCGCTGGTGATGCTGTTCGCGGGCGTGGGCACGTGGCTGGTGCTGCGCCAGTCGGCGACGGCGCTGCCGCATCCGTCCATGGCGGTCATCCCCAAGCCGTCCCACCCCGGATTGGCGCCGCGGTCAGAGCCGCCGCTGCCCTCCTCCGCGGAGATGGACGCGCAGCTGCGCACACGGCTCGCTCGGGCGTCGCTCATGCCGGAGTTCGCCACGTGGCTGAAGGAGCAGGACCTGCTGCGCCGCTTCGTCACCGTCGTGGGCAACGTGGCCCAGGGTGACAGCCCCCGCGAGGCGGTGAGCTTCCTCGCGCCGGCCGGCACCTTCGAGGCACGCCGCAAGGCCGGCAAGCTCGTCATCGAAAAGCAGAGCTACGCGCGCTACGACGTCATCGGCAAGGTGGTGGGCTCGCTCGACATGGGCGTGCTGGTGTCCACCTACCGCGAGGTGCGTCACCTGGCCGAGCGCCTCCACAGGGAGACGGCTCGCCCCGGAAGCACCTTCGACGCCACGCTCCACCTCGCCTTCGAGCAGGTGCTCGCGGTCCCTGTCATCGACGGTGACATCGAGGTGGTCCCCATGGGCGCGATGTTCGTCTACGCCGACCCGAAGCTCGAAGGGCTGACGGCCGCGCAGAAGCACCTCCTGCGGATGGGGCCGCAGAACCTCCGCCGCATCCAGGGCAAGGTGCGAGAGGCGTCCCAACAGCTCACCCAGCAGGCGTCCCGCCGCTGAGGCGGCTACCGCCTGCCTTCGCCAGCGCGCGTCACCCGCGCTGGCCCTGGCAGGATGCAACGGGGGCCATGCAGATTGCGGCGCTTCGCCATGGGGTTTGTGCCTCCGCGCAGAGGCACGAGCCGAGGGGCACGGGCGTTGCTATCGGAGGAGCTTTCCTCCGGGACGAAGCGCTGCCAGGCGGCGTGGAGGCCCGGCAAGCACCGGAGCCCCCGCGCCGGTGTCGCCCCTGCCTCCCGTGTTCATGCGCCTGCCTGTCCTCCCCATGCTGCTGCTGTGTCTGATGCTCTCCGGCGTCATCGCGGGCGTCCTGCACTTCATGCAGCGCGATCGGCAGGCGCTGGTGGACCAGATGGCCCGCGAGCGACAGGCGCAGCTGCTGGAGGCGGTGCGCGGCGTCTCCGCCGCCCTGGAGAGCGCGGAGGAGGACCTGCGCTTCGCGGGCGAGCTGCTGGCCCAGCCGGGCACCGCCGAGGAGCACCGGCGCGAGATGCGCGCCCTGCTGGAGGCGGTGGGTCAGTACAAGGCCATCCTCGTCTTCGGAACGGATGGGCAGGAACGGCTCCGACTGGTGGACCGGCGCAGCGCGGCGGCGATGACGCACCAGTTCACCGCGGAGGACCTGGCCCTCACCGTGGAGCAGGCCCGCAGTCATCCGCCGGGCCACGTCATCTCATCCCCGCCCCTTCCCCGGGCCCAATCGGGCTGGCTGCGCGCCTTCGCCACCGCGTTGCCGGAGGACGCGCAGGACAGTGGCGGCGTCGTCGTGGTGCTGGTGGACGCAGAGCCGCGCTTCGCTCCGCTGAAGCTGCTCGCGTCGGATTCGGAGACGCAGCTGCTGGTGCTGGGAGTCCATGGAACGCCGACGGCGTTGACCCACCCGAACCTGGCGGACAGGTACCGGCGGCTGGACACCGACGGCCACCAGACGCCCGGCCTCGCGGCGCTGGCGCGGGCGCTTCGCGCGGGTGAGTCGGGCACGCGCATCATCGAGCGCAAGGAGGCCGCCCGCCTCGGCCTGGGCGACTCGGAGGTGGTGGCCACCTTCAGCCCGGTGCGGTTCAAGAATGGCGCGGCCTGGCCGGTGGCGACGCTCGCGTCGACGCGCGTGCTCCGGAGCCATGAGCGCGGCCTCGTGCTGCGCCTGTCGCTCGCGGCGGTGCTCGTCTCCGGGTTCCTCATCGCCTTCGGTGTGTACGTGGTGCTCGCGCGCAGCCGGGCGGAAGCCCTGCGGGACAGCCAGCTCCATGCGCAGCGGCTGGCGCACCTGCACGACAAGACGCAGAAGATTCTCGACAACATCCCCACCGGGGTCCTGGCGCTCTCCTCCACCCGGCACATCTCCGCCGCCAACCGCGCGCTGAGCGCCCGCATGCCGGCGGACGTCGTGGGCCAGCCCCTGACGGCGGCCTTTCCCCACGCCCAGGCCCCCGTCATCCAGCGACTGGAGGACCTGGTTCACGCGGCCACGAGCGACGGCCGGGTGCGCAGCCTCCACGGTGAACCGCTCTGCCTCTTCGAAGAGCCCGGCCAGTACAACGTCCACGCGGTGCCGCTGGAGCCGAACACGCCGGAGGTCCATACGCTGGTCGTCCTCGAGGACCTGAGCAGCCTGCGCGCGCTGGAAGGACAGCTGCTGCGC contains the following coding sequences:
- a CDS encoding DUF4142 domain-containing protein is translated as MRITRAMLGVAMVGTAVMFAGCGESSASENTLGPQQAAAGQPVTLTDGQILGVLLVANAGEVMLGQVGQAQATDPTARDFNARMVTMHSEVIKRLEQLAMAQGIAPAESPVSQHLEQTAQKTIDLLSATQAPAFDLSVMDAQVAAHAGTALLGDSLLAMQVQNPALKDELMAIRKTVQAHLQEASNIQTTLFNAKQP
- a CDS encoding bifunctional acetate--CoA ligase family protein/GNAT family N-acetyltransferase; translation: MDTRAPGTSKTDPSYNVLHQQRTRLPLDVLFAPRSVAVVGATERPGSVGRTVLWNLISNPFGGTVYPINPKRPNVLGIKAWPSLGALPERVDLAVVVTPAHAVPGVIQECAELGIRGAIILSAGFKEIGAEGERLEQEILRIAQAAQVRIIGPNCLGVMRPPSGFNATFAGAMARPGNVAFISQSGALLTSILDWSLREAVGFSAFVSVGSMLDVGWGDLIDFLADDPMTRSILLYMESIGDARAFLSAAREVALTKPIIVIKAGRTAQAAQAAASHTGSLTGSDEVLSAAFRRTGVLRVDSIADLFYMAETLARQPRPAGRRLTVLTNAGGPGVLATDALVSGGGELATLSASTRDALDAFLPPQWSHGNPVDILGDADPERFAKALEITGKDEGSDGLLVILTPQDMTEPTQTADRLKPYAKLQGKPVLASWMGGSEVAAGERILNDAGIPTFGYPDTAARIFNYMWRYTYNLAGLYETPSLAQAVSNARDEVRRWVESARAEGRTLLTEYESKKLLAAYGIPTVETRLAVTEGAAVAEAAALGFPVVVKLHSLTVTHKTDVGGVRLNLPDAEAVRAAFRGIRTRLEAMGQGSAFDGVTVQPMVRLDGYELIVGSSVDAQFGPVLLFGAGGTLVEVFRDRALGLPPLNTTLARRMMEQTRIYEALKGVRGRPPVDLKALEQLMVRFSQLVAEQRFVKEVDINPLLASPERLLALDARVVLHPASVTEAELPKLAIEPYPNQYVAPYRLRSGEEILLRPIRPEDEPKMAEFHRTLSEQTVFLRYAGLMQLSTRVAHERLSRICFNDYAREMALVAERKDGELLGVGRLTRLRGTRDAEFAILISDPVQRQGLGAEMLKRLVDIGRDWGMERIVADILAGNRAMQTISRKLGFSILQHEELSPDMVKAVKVL
- a CDS encoding DUF2378 family protein is translated as MTPSEKLVFNQTVEALFVRALENRLTPACREHLRRAGLELDQKLERAYTLEQWKEFLRIAAGHVYGGVPAEAAYYSLGERFMDAYFGTFFGRALLGVVRLAGPRRMLLRAGMGFRAGNNFSVVEIVERSPTSVELRMNDVLADLPTFSAGLLARAVELCGGWRVVSIPEEFDGTAATFHIRWSEAPAEAALSATDDDSGASRPRA
- a CDS encoding DUF3014 domain-containing protein, coding for MSNPEVVTKSQRRMHWGVGVAALVMLFAGVGTWLVLRQSATALPHPSMAVIPKPSHPGLAPRSEPPLPSSAEMDAQLRTRLARASLMPEFATWLKEQDLLRRFVTVVGNVAQGDSPREAVSFLAPAGTFEARRKAGKLVIEKQSYARYDVIGKVVGSLDMGVLVSTYREVRHLAERLHRETARPGSTFDATLHLAFEQVLAVPVIDGDIEVVPMGAMFVYADPKLEGLTAAQKHLLRMGPQNLRRIQGKVREASQQLTQQASRR
- a CDS encoding two-component system sensor histidine kinase NtrB — its product is MRLPVLPMLLLCLMLSGVIAGVLHFMQRDRQALVDQMARERQAQLLEAVRGVSAALESAEEDLRFAGELLAQPGTAEEHRREMRALLEAVGQYKAILVFGTDGQERLRLVDRRSAAAMTHQFTAEDLALTVEQARSHPPGHVISSPPLPRAQSGWLRAFATALPEDAQDSGGVVVVLVDAEPRFAPLKLLASDSETQLLVLGVHGTPTALTHPNLADRYRRLDTDGHQTPGLAALARALRAGESGTRIIERKEAARLGLGDSEVVATFSPVRFKNGAAWPVATLASTRVLRSHERGLVLRLSLAAVLVSGFLIAFGVYVVLARSRAEALRDSQLHAQRLAHLHDKTQKILDNIPTGVLALSSTRHISAANRALSARMPADVVGQPLTAAFPHAQAPVIQRLEDLVHAATSDGRVRSLHGEPLCLFEEPGQYNVHAVPLEPNTPEVHTLVVLEDLSSLRALEGQLLRAEKLATVGVLAAGIAHEIGTPLGIVRGRAEYVQEKLGREHPQAAGLGTIVGQIDRVSRTLRQLLDFSRLQPADAQAVPLEPLVHSVRELLWMEAERRRLKLEVTVTSPVPAVAADPDQFQQVLINLVLNACDACGAGGRVRLSASMDTGDAPGAWGMVRVDVEDNGCGIAPHHVHQVFDPFFTTKKRGQGTGLGLTMVAHIVRNHGGRIELDSAPERGTRVTVRWPAAAPAGEERHVV